The sequence below is a genomic window from Chitinivibrionia bacterium.
TCGGCGGTTATTACGGTAGTATAACTTACTGCGCCGCTTGCAGTGTTCGGCTGTATGCGAATTGACTGAACTTCTCCGAAAAATGCGCTGTCCATCCAAGCGTCAACGGTAAAACGCACTCTCATTCCCTCGCGAATTTGTCCGATGTCGGCTTCGTCAATGTCTGCCAAAACCTGCATTCGCGTTAAATCGCGGGCGATTGTAAAAAGCGCGGGAGCATTGAGCGAGGCGGCAATAGTCTGCCCTCTTTCCACCGAGCGCGAAAGAACAACCCCGTCGATAGGCGAGCGAATTGTAGCAAACCCCAAATTTGTCCTTGCCCTATTGTTGTCAATCCGAGCGATTCGCAACGAATTTTCGGCGCGCTGAAAATTAAATTTTACCTGCTCGTAATCGTCGGCGGAAATCATATTTCGCTCACGCATTACGTTTGCCCTCTCAAAAAGCGACTTCCGGAAATCAAATTCGCTCTGCGCCGAAGAAAGAGACGCGTCGCTTTGGGCAACCTGCAACTGCAAAACGCTTCTGTCCAAAATCGCAATTATCTGATTTGCGCTGACTTTGTCATTAAAATCTACCATAATAGTATCGATAATCCCTGAAACCTGCGTGCTGACTTCCACCTGTTCAAGCGGTTGCACCCTGCCCGTTGCGGTTATAGTGTTGCGAATGTCGCCGATAAAGACCGCTTCCGTTTCAAAACGAATTTGTGGCGCCCTTCTGTTAAAAAAAATCACCGCGCCTGCCACCGCCAAAACCGCAACAGATGCAATTATAACAACCCTTTTGATTTTCATATCAATCCTTACTTTTGTTTATCACTCGTCAGTTTGGATATTGCCGAGAATGTTTTTGTTACAGTCAAACGTGGAATTTGCGAACAATTCTTCGCAGTGCTTTTCATAAGAATAAAGAGATTGTGATTTCAGGATTTTTTTAACGTATTTTTCGCTGTCGTCAAACGAAAACCGCAAATATGTCCAAAGTTCTTTCATTTTGCCTAAAACGGGATTTTCGCCGTAATATTGCGATTTGTATTGCGAGCATAAATCATTAAGATAATCGTAAATTTTCTGTGTAGGATTTGCAAAGTCCTCGCCTTTTATAAGCCCCGTCAAAAGCGGATTTACCAGCGCTCCCCTGCCAATCATAACGGATTTGATTTTATCTCCGAAACGAGCCGACAAATTATTGAATTTCGCTAAAGAAAAGATATCGCCGTTGTATATTACACTTACAGCATTGCTCGAAATTTTTTCTGCAATCTCCTCAAATGCTTCAACATTTGCTTCTCCAGTGTATTGCATATCGGCAGTTCTCGGATGGATTATCAGTTCATCGACTTCGTGCTTTACTATAAGCGGCAAAACTTCATATATTCGTCTTTTGTCCGTCATTCCGAGGCGCACTTTCACGGATATTTCAAAGCGTTTGTCGGCGGCAATCGCACCCAATATGTCGTCAATCAAATCGGCTCTTTCGAGCAGTGCCGCTCCCTTGTTTTTCTTAACGACAACTGTTGCAGGACAGCCCATATTTACATTGATTTTTCTGTAGCCAAAATCATAAATCTTATCCAAAAACGGATACAAAACATCTGCTTTGTTCAAAAGAACTTGCGGTATTATCTGTATAGAATTTTCATTTTCGACAGGCAATAAATCGCTTAAAAGCCCTTTGCCGATACTTTGCGCCGCCGAGGGCGATACAAACGGCGCAATCGCCCAATCAAAATACGGAAAATGTTTATGATAAACCCTGCGAAAAGTCGCGTTGGTAATTCCGTGAAGCGGTGCGAGGATTAGTTCCATTATAAGGCGTTCCTTGCTCATTTCAAAATAGGATATATTGACAAAAAACTTGCAGGTGTTATTACTTTATCATCTTTCGGATGTAGCATTAAACCTACAACTGTCGCAGGATTACTATCGGGTTTCCAAAAAGCAGACACCAAAACATTGGTATCTATAACAACTGCTATCAAACTAATTCCTTCTGCTTTTTTATGTTTGAACGCGCTATAGATATTTCTTTTTCGATTTCTTTATCGCTCAATAAACCTCTGCCGACCGCCTCTTCTCTCATACCGTTAAATATATTCATAGTTTGAATACGGTCTGCCATTTTTAACCTGCGCCAAAAATTCCTGTCCATACTTCCTATTTTTTGCTTTGCTATAATTTTCATAAAAACCCCTTTTAACAAACATTTATACATTAAAATATCATTTGCCACTGACAAAAAACACAATTTTTCAAAAAACTTCCCACCGCCGCCGCAACAATATATTATTTTACCCGTGCGACAAAAAATGATTAATG
It includes:
- a CDS encoding efflux RND transporter periplasmic adaptor subunit, translating into MKIKRVVIIASVAVLAVAGAVIFFNRRAPQIRFETEAVFIGDIRNTITATGRVQPLEQVEVSTQVSGIIDTIMVDFNDKVSANQIIAILDRSVLQLQVAQSDASLSSAQSEFDFRKSLFERANVMRERNMISADDYEQVKFNFQRAENSLRIARIDNNRARTNLGFATIRSPIDGVVLSRSVERGQTIAASLNAPALFTIARDLTRMQVLADIDEADIGQIREGMRVRFTVDAWMDSAFFGEVQSIRIQPNTASGAVSYTTVITADNSNGLLLPGMTATVEIITSGVENVLVIPARALRYRPSNATAARSLQGAQQGAQARQEQGEQRQTQEREQGQNRERSGSQNRERGERSGERGNRQGGQRNNRQQGGAAQTREATVWVLENGAPTERLIQTGERSGTQIEVRSGLEVGDQVIVIEVSGTAATRNTTARNPLQQGGGANAPRGMTSAGGGGRR
- a CDS encoding tRNA-dihydrouridine synthase family protein; the encoded protein is MELILAPLHGITNATFRRVYHKHFPYFDWAIAPFVSPSAAQSIGKGLLSDLLPVENENSIQIIPQVLLNKADVLYPFLDKIYDFGYRKINVNMGCPATVVVKKNKGAALLERADLIDDILGAIAADKRFEISVKVRLGMTDKRRIYEVLPLIVKHEVDELIIHPRTADMQYTGEANVEAFEEIAEKISSNAVSVIYNGDIFSLAKFNNLSARFGDKIKSVMIGRGALVNPLLTGLIKGEDFANPTQKIYDYLNDLCSQYKSQYYGENPVLGKMKELWTYLRFSFDDSEKYVKKILKSQSLYSYEKHCEELFANSTFDCNKNILGNIQTDE